A region from the Vicia villosa cultivar HV-30 ecotype Madison, WI linkage group LG3, Vvil1.0, whole genome shotgun sequence genome encodes:
- the LOC131657095 gene encoding transcription factor RADIALIS-like: MASMSASGSWSGKENKAFERALAVFDKDTPDRWSNVAKAIGGGKTAEDVKRHYELLVRDIRHIESGQVPFPNYNNNAAFDEEKRFRNI; this comes from the exons ATGGCCTCAATGTCAGCATCTGGTTCATGGAGTGGTAAGGAGAACAAAGCATTTGAAAGGGCATTAGCTGTTTTCGATAAGGACACGCCTGATCGTTGGTCCAATGTTGCTAAAGCTATTGGTGGAGGGAAGACTGCTGAGGATGTCAAGAGACACTATGAACTTCTTGTTAGGGACATTAGGCACATTGAATCAGGTCAAGTTCCATTCCCAAATTACAACAACAATGCTGCCTTCGACGAGGAGAAAAG gtttagaaacatatga